The Triticum aestivum cultivar Chinese Spring chromosome 5A, IWGSC CS RefSeq v2.1, whole genome shotgun sequence genomic sequence attcgtatagtagaacggttatttggaatagctccaaatgtagcgtagtagttgcatctacaagatgacatagaaatttgcaaagtacatacggatctgaatgttttagacccgttgactataacctctctcacaagcataacatgatcaaacccagaactctttgggtgttagtcacatggggatgtgaccttgagtgttaatcacatatcgatgtgaactggaatattgactctagtgcaagtgggagactgttggaaatatgccctagaggcaataataaattgattattattatatttccttgttcatgataattgtttattatccatgctagaattgtattgataggaaactcagatacatgtgtggatacatagacaacaccatgtccctagtaagcctctagttgactagctcgttgatcaatagatggttacggtttcctaaccatggacattggatgtcgttgataacgggatcacatcattaggagaatgatgtgatggacaagacccaatcctaagcctagcacaaagatcgtgtagttcgtatgctaaagcttttctaatgtcaagtatcatttccttagaccatgagattgtgcaactcccagataccgtaggaatactttgggtgtgccaaacgtcacaacgtaactgggtggctataaaggtacactacaggtatctccgaaagtgtctgttgggttggcacgaatcaagactgggatttgtcactccgtgtaaacggagaggtatctctgggcccactcggtaggacatcatcataatgtgcacaatgtgatcaaggagttgatcacgggatgatgtgttacggaacgagtaaagagacttgccggtaacgagattgaacaaggtatcgggataccgacgatcgaatctcgggcaagtatcataccgctagacaaagggaattgtatacgggattgattaagtccttgacatcgtggttcatccgatgagatcatcgtggaacatgtgggagccaacatgggtatccagatcccgctgatggttattgaccggagagtcatctcggtcatgtctgcatgtctcccgaacccgtagggtctacacacttaaggttcggtgacgctagggttatagagatataagtatgcggtaacccgaaagttgttcggagtcccggatgagatcccggacgtcacgaggagttccgaaatggtccggaggtaaagaattatatataggaagtgctatttcggctatcgggacaagtttcagggtcatcggtattgtaccgggaccaccggaagggtcctgggggtccaccgggtggggccacctgccccgggggccacatgggctgtagggggtgcgccttggcctgcatgggccaaaggcaccagccccaagaggcccatgcgccaaagggacaagaggaggggagagtcctaaaaggggaaggcacctccgaggtgccttggggaggatggactccttcccccccttggccgcacccttccttggaggaaggggcaaggctgcgccctccccctctcccttggccctatatatagtggggggaaggaagGGCAAcctaacctaagccctggcgcctccctctccctcccatgacacatctccctcctcccgcagcgcttggcgaagccctgttggaatcccgctacttccaccaccacgccgtcgtgctgctggatctccatcaacctctcctcccccccttgctggatcaagaaggaggagacgtcgctgctccatacgtgtgttgaatgcggaggtgccgtccgttcggcgctaggatcatcggtgatttgaatcatgacgagtacgactccatcaacccgttctcttgaacgcttccgcacgcgatctacaagggtatgtagatctactcctccctcgttgctagatgactccatagatagatcttggtgacacgtaggaaaattttgaatttatgctacgttccccaacacgctaCACCAGCGTTTCTGACCCACATGCGTTAACCAGGCCCAATCGAAGAGCAACACCGACTTATGTGAGGCCTTGGGCCCTCTCCCCCAAAATACTAGCCTGTTAGGAGGGGACTCCCCCACCCTTATAAATCGTGTTATGTCTCCTCCCACAACCGATGTGAGACTAAGCCCAACAATCTCCCCCTCACACATCGGTCACCCATGGGCCCGCTAACACCAGCGTTTCCAGCCCACCAACCATGACCGGCCACCCGTGAGTTCATCGAGATTTATTTCGGGCACctgggctctgataccactttgttagggttgtgtcgaatattattgtacaaagtaggttacagttggacttggttttggactgtgtgtagacagggtaggagttgtgtcctaataggacacttgtatcctaggcctcttatatatAGTGGAGGTAGACACACGacgtaacctatgccaacataatagtacAGGCACACGGGGGAGCTGGCggtgtgtgccggcgcccgggctgccggggtgcggtattgtagcggtgtcatggggaggagcgcccgtagtcaggccatagggatgtagccatatcggtgaacctcattaacaaatctcggtgtcgtgcttgtgtgattgcttggtcctctgTAGATTGATGGtggcctcgaatttattctaacaagtggtatcatgagcaaggttcgatTTGAGGCTGCGCTTGTTGATCTAGAGGTGATGATGCCAAAGGCTGCAAAAGAAATTAGTTCAAACCATGGTGTGTCAAGCAATCAGGAGCAATCTCGTCGGTGGTGGACGGCAAACTAGGACTATCAATGGAATTTTCCGAAGCAGCGGAAGTCAGCGAGTACATGAAGGAATCGGAAGCGGGAGGCAGACCGATTTGCACCAGGAGttctcggcggcggcgcggcggataGCGCAAGTAGCAGGTCAGATCTGATCGGTTCCAATCGAAACCAGGAGCAGCATGCTTGACCTGGACAAGTCCCATGCAAGAGCGAGTGATGCGGGCAGGGCCACGTAGCAGCGCAACATGGGTCTTGGCCCAGGCGGGGCTCCGCCATTGAGGGAGCGACGGTGGACTAGGGGCGCAAGTCCCAGGAGCCAGCTCGGGCGCAATACCCGGCGAGGTCCTAGTTTAGCTGGCTCGTGTGTGCATGCTGGAGTTGTGTGTAGCAAATTGACACGAGTTTTTGTTGGAAAAAAGTCAAATAATGCAGGCCATCGTATCAATTTGATGTGtcggacaaaacaaataaaaaaggatGGGAGTATAGACCCAGGCGTCATGTGATGATGGAGTTCGTACATGTCTCTTTGGTACGTGTATGCATGTTGGATATCTATAAAGCTCTATCTTTTGGCACTTTGTTTCGGGCATGGATTGTATACAGGATGGCAGCATGATTATGATGCAGAGCCGCAAATTCACACGTGATTGATGGAGTTGGCAGGTTATGCTATATATTCAAGTGTTGCACCAGAGATATGCAGGAAGTATACTTGAAGGGGTAGCAGGAAGCCAAGTTGAACAAGATGAAGTGCATGCGGCCGGAGAAGGCGGCGTGTGTATAAGGCTCGGAGGAATCTGGAGTGCGTTGTGGCAGGATCATGCATACACAGGGCGTTAAGCAAGGCATGGAGATGTGCAGGGCAGACACGACACAGGGTGGAGCATGGCTGCAATCGGATAATTTCGGCTGGTCGGACTGGACAGTCTGATGGATCGATATGGATGTCGGTTGAGCAGAAGACGGCGGTGATTTTAGCGATGACGGCATAGGAACGTGATGttgatggtggccgacttctggagcgtggaaacacgtggtgcaggcctgagggcttgtgcaGCTTCGACATGGCTATGACGCAGGGTTGATTCAAGGCAGTGTACACATGAGAGAGCTTGAAGTTGACAGGGCGCGGGGGGTAGAATAGCGCAactacatggagtcatgttgaaggtggagatgGAGTCTCATGGATGACTATGCTCTGTGTTGATGGAGGGGCTGCGGTGTAAGATATCggagaatcgaagcctatttcagcgggatatggcgagagacacgtggatcggactggCTACCAGTGGTTTGATGGAGACATGATACTCGGCATCGGAATGTGATGATCGATGGTTCTCTGCAGTGGGGTTGAGTCAGTGGGGGCTAGCTACCCAGGAGACTCGGCCAGGatagcagaggctcgacgcggtgatagcggcgaggcaTGCGGTAAGCACGAGACACCGCGACAGGccaaggcactggtggtcagaCATGTGTTCAGACAAATTATGtagggggtgctgaagcagtgttgacgagtaccagattcaagttggtgactgggtctatcggtgccggaagatggacaggagttgaccatggagaatctgagaaagtgacaaagagtctgaaattgtcaaaagctgagagaATACATGGTCGTATATTATGTGGTGTtcggtgcacatggcaaagtgcagATGAAAAAtacagaaggaggtggagtgctatAGTTGTGGGACATGCCAGAGACTATCCAAAAGAAGGGTGAGACAATTGCGAATTTGATTCAGGGTGACATAGGacgacggtgaaattccttcaagtttcagacagacggtcataaaagagcggtgatgttgagttcatgTAACTCTAATATGTGGCGTCCAATATGTTAGTTGTTCATTTTCACACAGGTCAatgatcggtgtgtgatggcgttgagcggatactctggaagttgggagcacaaagtagagtaaatatgatcttaattttgctcgagtgttgactgtgaagaagaTGAGAAGGTACtatagttgcaggtggagtcacatggagtctgggagtagcaacGGTGCTCATgacgtatctcaagtccaatgtacatggaggttcgacgcatggatgaatccaagatggtgaagaatattcgccaaggtgaagTTTGTTAGAGctatgtcgaatattattgtacaaggtaggttatagttggacttggttttgtactgtgtgtagacagggtaggagttgtgtcctaataagacacttgtatcctagacctctcATATATAGTAGAGATAGACACACGAtataacatatgccaacataatagcacaggcatgcgggggagccggcggcgtgtgccggcgctcAGGGTGCGAtgttgtagcggtgtcatggggaggagcgcccatagtcaggccttcgaagatgtagccatatcgatgaacctcgttaaTAAATTAGGTGTCGTGTTTTGTGTGATTGTTTAATCCTCGATAGATTGACGATAGAATTAGATTTATTCTAACAGAAGCACCGTGTAATCCTGATAATGTTGAAGAACACTGCGTCTGAAGAATGCATATGTACTCCTTtggtaaagaaatataagaaaaGTGATATAAACGCTCTATATTTCTTTCCAGAGGGAGTATGTGTGTCGCATTATATTTCCACCCAGTACATTCTGCGGTTACACCTGCCCGGCTACTCACATGATACGCACGCTCTGTACACGTCTAAAACTGCACCTGAACCTGAAGATGGAAGATGCATGACTGCTGCATCCGCATGAACATTCCGTGATGTACTGTGCTTGAGACCGAGTCTGAGCTCTGCGCCTTCCTGTCCGGTTGTATCCTATCCTTTGCCCTCTCGTCAGTCTCTGTACGCCGTACGCGTTAGGTGGAGCGCGTTCAGGTCAAAGGATTTGGTGAAACAGCACACATGCATTCTCCTCCGTCCGTCCCTTCGTTTCATTCATGTAAAAAGCACAGCAtctctttcaaaaaaaaacacaGCATCGCCACCATCATGCACCCTGTGCGAAAACGATCCATCATAGGAGCAGGAAAACCAACTAAAACTAGCCCATTGCCTTTGCTGTTCCTGCGCTTTGGCATCGCATCGGTTCCCTGACCAGCCAGGCGGAGCACCCTACCACTGATAATGTTTGTTCATTCAAAAGCCAACGAAAACCCCGGCCCTCCTTTTGCGTTCTCGATGCGCCCCAGGTCTTGATCCCTCGATCATTTGCCCAAAAGCTGGCAGAAAATTCACACGTTTCAGTCCTAGACAAGTGATATATACTGCTATGTGAGTGAGGCCGCCAGCTCGCGAGCGGCGGAAATGATACTGCGCCGAGATGCCGACCAGCTAGGCGCCGGCGGCGCTTTGAGTGAGCCGCACCCAAGGCATTCCGTCCGTCCGGTTCCATTCCCTTCACGGTTCACACGCTGCACCCACACCGAAAGCATTTTGTCGACGAGAAACCATATCAGCGAAAAGGGAGCTGTCACCGGCTACTGGTTCTTTCTTTAAACTTTATACTTAGATAATTGTTCGTGCGTTCCAACATGAGCATAGACATTCTAGTAGATTAGACCGTGATTGCACGCCTGCACTTTAATGCACTAAAATTTTAGCAAaattttgtacgcaatcaccatgaTTTATCTGTCATCTTATTGTTTAGAACTTATATTGAGCAAGTTCTTATATTCAATCATCATAATTTACATGTCATCTTCTTGATAACACTTGTATTTGATAAAAGCTTACCAAAGAAATTATTGTTTTCTTTTAGAAAGTTAATAAGACATGATACGGTTAAGTTGATTTTAGAAAAATATAAGATAGAAGAAAATTCAAACATGGaaggcagagagagagaaagagagaagggatgGGGGACGTGAGATTGGACGAAGGAAAGGTGAAACGGAAAGCTTATGTTTTTTAGTAAGTAGAGAGATGGAGATTTAGTAGTAGAGATTTCGCACCGGAAATTATGAGAGGGGACGTGGAGATCTGATGTGTATAAATAGACCTCTCAACCTCCGGTCCGTTGTGCGACACCGCTACATCCACAGTGCGAAAGGGTTTGGGTGAGTGGTAACATACATCCATCGTCATATATCCTTTGCATCCTTTCCAGTGCCAACCTCTCTCGTTCGCACTCTCCTTCCTCATATCGTCGACCATATGGCGTCCTCCTCTGCCGCTCTCCTCGCGGTGCTCGTCGTCGCGGGCTGCGCGGGCATGGCCGCGGCCGTGTCGTACACCGTCGGCGAAGCGAAGGGCTGGGTGACCGGCGTCGACTACTCCGGCTGGACCAGCGGCAAGTCGTTCGCCGTCGGCGACACGCTAGGTGAGCGACCGAGCTCTTCGCCGTCGGTGACAAGCACGAGTATACTGCATGCACGTACTACGTGTTGAAATTGTGTTGGAATTTTGGCTTGCAGTGTTCAGCTACGTGAGCAAAGTGCACACGGTGACGGAGGTGAGCCAGGGCGGCTACACGTCCTGCTCCGGCAGCAACGCGCTGGCCAAAGACGACAGCGGCGCCACCACCGTCACGCTCGCGACCCCCGGCACGCACTACTACATCTGCAACATCCCCGGCCACTGCGCCAGCGGCATGAagctcgccgtcaccgtcgccgggGGCGGCTCGTCCGCGGGAGGCTCCACCCCGTCCGGCGCCTCCGCCGGGGGCTCCCTGGCCCCGGCGATGGGCGCCGTCGTCGCCGCGGCGGCGGGGGCTCTGCTCAAGGTGGCGCTGTTCTGAACGTCGGCGGGCGTGCCAGGGCAGAGGCAGTGCAGGTCATCGGTCGCTTTCGAGGATTTCGGTCGTCTTAATTTCGTGTCGTGTTTGCACGTTGGTCTGCGTGCCTCCCGGGGTTTGTGGTCGTGCCAGAGCATTATGGATTGTGCGTTGTGACGAATGCTTTCTATCCCTGACAGTTCTTTTCGTAATAAGAAT encodes the following:
- the LOC123107185 gene encoding mavicyanin — its product is MASSSAALLAVLVVAGCAGMAAAVSYTVGEAKGWVTGVDYSGWTSGKSFAVGDTLVFSYVSKVHTVTEVSQGGYTSCSGSNALAKDDSGATTVTLATPGTHYYICNIPGHCASGMKLAVTVAGGGSSAGGSTPSGASAGGSLAPAMGAVVAAAAGALLKVALF